The Synechococcus sp. MW101C3 genome has a segment encoding these proteins:
- a CDS encoding Gfo/Idh/MocA family protein — MTTDPITPVKVGVIGIGNMGWHHARVLSLLRDAELVGVADPDAQRGRLAVEQFGCRWFPDYGPLLSEVEAVCIAVPTLLHHRVGMACLQAGLHVLIEKPIAATQEEASALIQAAEASARQLQVGHIERFNPAFRELRKVVANEEVVVLEARRHSPHADRANDVSVVLDLMIHDIDLVLELAQAPVVRLAAAGGRSGEGPIDYVNATLGFENGVVASLTASKMAHRKIRSLSAHCRASLVETDFLNRSLHIHRRAHEWVSADHGELLYRNDGFIEEVSTTSIEPLYAELEHFLQCVRGRETPAVDGQQASRALLLANLIERAVDQPALCMALDAPI; from the coding sequence ATGACGACGGATCCCATCACGCCGGTGAAGGTAGGGGTCATTGGCATCGGCAACATGGGTTGGCACCACGCCCGGGTGCTGAGCCTCCTGCGCGATGCGGAGCTGGTGGGGGTGGCCGACCCCGACGCCCAGCGCGGCCGCCTGGCGGTCGAGCAGTTCGGCTGCCGCTGGTTCCCCGACTACGGCCCGCTGCTGAGTGAGGTGGAGGCGGTCTGCATCGCCGTTCCCACCCTCCTGCACCACCGGGTCGGCATGGCCTGCCTGCAGGCCGGCCTGCACGTGCTGATCGAGAAGCCGATCGCCGCCACCCAGGAGGAGGCCAGCGCCCTGATTCAAGCCGCCGAAGCCAGCGCCCGCCAGCTGCAGGTGGGCCACATCGAGCGCTTCAACCCCGCCTTCCGCGAACTGCGCAAGGTGGTGGCCAATGAGGAAGTGGTGGTGCTGGAAGCCCGCCGCCATAGCCCCCATGCCGATCGGGCCAACGATGTGTCGGTGGTGCTCGATCTGATGATCCACGACATCGACCTGGTGCTGGAGCTCGCCCAGGCGCCGGTGGTGCGGCTGGCGGCGGCCGGCGGGCGCAGCGGCGAAGGCCCGATCGACTACGTCAACGCCACGCTCGGCTTCGAGAACGGCGTGGTGGCGAGCCTCACGGCCAGCAAGATGGCCCACCGCAAGATCCGCAGCCTCAGCGCTCACTGCCGCGCCAGCCTGGTGGAAACCGATTTCCTCAACCGCAGCCTGCACATCCACCGCCGCGCCCACGAGTGGGTGTCGGCCGATCACGGCGAATTGCTCTACCGCAACGATGGCTTCATCGAGGAGGTGAGCACCACCTCGATCGAGCCGCTCTACGCCGAGCTGGAGCACTTCCTGCAGTGCGTGCGTGGCCGGGAAACCCCGGCGGTGGATGGCCAGCAGGCCTCCCGCGCCCTGCTGCTGGCCAACCTGATCGAGCGGGCGGTGGATCAGCCGGCGCTCTGCATGGCCCTCGACGCGCCCATCTGA
- a CDS encoding hemolysin family protein translates to MRLSLLLVALVALLGFFAAAEFALIRLRPSRVQVLASGGTPGAKAVERLQKRLRRTLLATQLGATLAVVALGWSGQGLATNLDPEGESPWIDLLVFAVIVSLATLLGGLIPKAWVLHRPEASALRLAPVLESVSRTLAPLLTAFERVTVTLLRLLGLPRNWDALVPALSAGELETLIESNSVTGLMPDERNILEGVFSLRDTQVREVMVPRSGMVTLPLDACFAELMDAVHQTHHARFPVIGQSLDDVRGMLDLRRLAEPIARGQLQGDTPLAPFISPVARVQETASLAELLPLIRSGQPLLVVVDEHGGTEGLVTVADLTGEIVGEEDDQHEGGDDLQQLPDDSWLVAGELEIFELNRQLGLRLPEADGHHTLAGFLLERLQHIPAPGESLRWKGHHFEITAMDGPRIERVHITCRSADERGPAAQGDR, encoded by the coding sequence CTGCGCCTGAGTCTCCTGCTGGTGGCCCTGGTGGCCCTGCTGGGCTTCTTCGCCGCCGCCGAATTTGCCCTGATCCGCCTGCGCCCCAGCCGGGTGCAGGTGCTCGCCAGCGGGGGCACGCCGGGCGCCAAGGCGGTGGAGCGGTTGCAGAAGCGGCTGCGCCGCACGTTGCTGGCCACCCAGCTGGGCGCCACGCTGGCGGTGGTGGCGCTGGGCTGGTCGGGGCAAGGCCTGGCGACCAACCTCGATCCCGAGGGTGAGAGCCCCTGGATCGACCTGCTGGTGTTCGCCGTGATCGTGAGCCTGGCCACCCTGCTGGGCGGCCTGATCCCGAAGGCCTGGGTGCTGCATCGCCCGGAGGCCTCCGCCCTGCGGCTGGCACCGGTGCTGGAGTCGGTGAGCCGCACCCTGGCGCCACTGCTCACGGCGTTCGAGCGCGTCACCGTCACGCTGTTGCGCCTGCTGGGGCTGCCCCGCAACTGGGATGCGCTGGTGCCGGCACTGTCAGCCGGGGAGCTGGAAACCCTGATCGAATCGAACAGCGTCACGGGCCTGATGCCGGATGAGCGCAACATCCTCGAAGGGGTGTTCTCCCTGCGGGACACGCAGGTGCGTGAGGTGATGGTGCCCCGCTCCGGCATGGTCACCCTGCCGCTTGATGCCTGCTTCGCCGAACTGATGGATGCGGTCCACCAGACCCATCACGCCCGCTTCCCGGTGATCGGCCAGTCGTTGGACGACGTGCGCGGCATGCTCGACCTGCGCCGCCTCGCCGAACCGATCGCCCGCGGCCAGTTGCAGGGGGACACCCCATTGGCCCCCTTCATCTCACCGGTGGCTCGCGTGCAGGAAACCGCCTCGCTGGCGGAGCTGCTGCCGCTGATCCGCAGCGGCCAGCCGCTGCTGGTGGTGGTTGATGAGCACGGGGGCACCGAGGGGCTGGTCACGGTGGCCGATCTCACCGGCGAGATCGTCGGCGAGGAAGACGATCAGCACGAGGGTGGCGACGATCTTCAGCAGCTGCCGGACGACAGCTGGCTGGTGGCCGGCGAGCTGGAAATCTTCGAGCTGAACCGGCAGCTGGGCCTGCGTCTGCCCGAAGCCGATGGCCACCACACCCTGGCCGGCTTCCTGCTGGAGCGGCTGCAGCACATCCCGGCGCCCGGAGAGAGCCTGCGCTGGAAGGGCCACCACTTCGAGATCACCGCCATGGACGGCCCCCGCATTGAGCGGGTTCACATCACCTGCCGGTCTGCCGATGAACGGGGCCCCGCAGCGCAGGGTGATCGTTGA
- the glmS gene encoding glutamine--fructose-6-phosphate transaminase (isomerizing), with protein MCGIVAVIGSREAAPLLMEGLRQLEYRGYDSAGLATVSMAAGAAAPSADLAGTHQLVCLRAEGKLVNLAQRLERQGAPGNCGIGHTRWATHGKPEERNAHPHLDGSGQLAVVQNGIIENHRQLREELQAQGVHFRSDTDTEVIPHLIARELAARLDAGAIPSGALLLEALQQVLPLLHGAYALAVLWAQTPGALVVARRQAPLLIGLGEGEFLCASDTPALAGFTRTILPLEDGELALLTPLGIELYDAAGARVQRLPRLLTGTEHVADKRSFRHFMLKEIHEQSETAALWVARHLPEPNGGPAGPSLVALPLEDGVFEQVERIQILACGTSRHASMVGAYLLEQLAGLPTSVFYASEFRYAPPPLVPHTLTIGVTQSGETADTLAALLMERERRDLIPDPAYAPKLLGITNRAESSLGRLVPHLLDIGAGIEVGVAATKTFMGQLLAFYGLALSFAERRSSRSPAQLQALVSGLRALPAQLQQLVETHDRQCAELAHLFADTQDVIFLGRGINYPIALEGALKLKEISYIHAEGYPAGEMKHGPIALLDARVPVVSIAMPGVVFDKVLSNAQEAKARDARLIGVAPEGPDTGLFDVLLPVPAVDELLSPLLTVIPMQLLSYHIAAHRGLDVDQPRNLAKSVTVE; from the coding sequence ATGTGCGGCATCGTTGCGGTGATCGGCTCCAGGGAGGCCGCCCCTCTCTTGATGGAAGGCCTCCGTCAGCTTGAGTACCGCGGCTACGACTCCGCCGGTCTGGCCACCGTGTCGATGGCTGCCGGGGCCGCCGCCCCCTCGGCTGACCTGGCCGGCACCCACCAGCTCGTCTGCCTGCGGGCCGAGGGCAAGCTGGTGAACCTGGCCCAGCGGCTGGAGCGGCAGGGCGCCCCCGGCAACTGCGGCATCGGCCACACCCGCTGGGCCACCCACGGCAAGCCCGAGGAGCGCAACGCCCACCCCCACCTCGATGGCAGCGGCCAGCTGGCGGTGGTGCAGAACGGCATCATCGAAAATCACCGGCAACTGCGCGAGGAGCTGCAGGCCCAGGGCGTCCACTTCCGCTCCGACACCGACACGGAGGTGATCCCGCACCTGATCGCGCGGGAGCTGGCGGCGCGGCTGGACGCGGGGGCGATCCCTAGCGGCGCCCTTCTGCTCGAAGCGCTGCAGCAGGTGTTGCCCCTGCTGCATGGCGCCTACGCCCTCGCGGTGCTGTGGGCCCAGACGCCCGGCGCCCTGGTGGTGGCCCGCCGTCAGGCACCCCTGCTGATCGGTCTTGGCGAAGGGGAGTTCCTCTGTGCCAGCGACACGCCCGCCCTGGCCGGCTTCACCCGCACGATCCTGCCGCTGGAGGACGGCGAGCTGGCCCTGCTCACGCCCCTCGGCATCGAGCTCTACGACGCCGCCGGTGCCCGGGTGCAGCGCCTGCCGCGCCTGCTCACCGGCACCGAGCACGTGGCGGACAAGCGCAGCTTCCGCCACTTCATGCTCAAGGAGATCCATGAGCAGTCGGAAACGGCGGCCTTGTGGGTGGCGCGTCACCTGCCCGAGCCGAACGGCGGCCCGGCCGGACCCTCCCTGGTGGCCCTGCCCCTGGAAGACGGGGTGTTCGAGCAGGTGGAGCGGATTCAGATCCTCGCCTGCGGCACCAGCCGCCATGCCTCGATGGTGGGCGCTTACCTGCTGGAGCAGCTGGCCGGCCTGCCCACCTCGGTGTTTTACGCCAGCGAGTTCCGCTACGCACCGCCGCCGCTGGTGCCCCATACCCTCACGATCGGGGTCACGCAGTCGGGCGAAACCGCTGACACCCTCGCCGCCTTGCTGATGGAGCGTGAGCGGCGCGACCTGATCCCCGATCCCGCCTACGCCCCGAAGTTGCTGGGCATCACCAACCGGGCGGAGAGCTCGCTCGGACGCCTGGTTCCCCACCTGCTCGACATCGGCGCCGGCATCGAGGTGGGGGTGGCCGCCACCAAGACCTTCATGGGCCAGCTGCTGGCCTTCTATGGCCTGGCCCTGTCGTTCGCCGAGCGGCGCTCCAGCCGCAGCCCGGCCCAGCTGCAGGCCCTGGTGAGCGGCCTGCGGGCCCTGCCGGCCCAGCTCCAGCAGCTGGTGGAAACGCACGACCGCCAGTGCGCCGAGCTGGCCCACCTGTTCGCCGATACCCAGGACGTGATTTTCCTGGGCCGGGGCATCAACTACCCGATCGCCCTGGAGGGGGCCCTCAAGCTCAAGGAGATCAGCTACATCCACGCCGAGGGCTACCCGGCCGGCGAGATGAAGCACGGGCCGATCGCCCTGCTCGATGCGCGTGTGCCGGTGGTGTCGATCGCCATGCCTGGTGTGGTGTTCGACAAGGTGCTCTCCAACGCCCAGGAGGCCAAGGCGCGTGACGCCCGTCTGATCGGCGTGGCGCCGGAAGGCCCCGACACCGGACTCTTCGATGTGCTGCTGCCGGTGCCGGCCGTCGACGAGCTGCTCTCGCCCCTGCTCACCGTGATCCCGATGCAGTTGCTCAGCTATCACATCGCGGCCCATCGCGGCCTCGACGTCGATCAGCCCCGCAACCTGGCCAAGAGCGTCACTGTGGAGTGA
- the psaC gene encoding photosystem I iron-sulfur center protein PsaC, with translation MSHSVKIYDTCIGCTQCVRACPLDVLEMVPWDGCKAGQIASSPRTEDCIGCKRCETACPTDFLSVRVYLGDETSRSMGLAY, from the coding sequence ATGTCCCACTCCGTCAAGATCTACGACACCTGCATCGGTTGCACCCAGTGCGTCCGTGCCTGCCCTCTCGATGTGCTGGAGATGGTGCCCTGGGATGGCTGCAAGGCCGGCCAGATCGCTTCCTCCCCTCGCACCGAAGACTGCATCGGTTGCAAGCGTTGTGAAACCGCCTGCCCCACCGACTTCCTCAGCGTCCGCGTCTATCTGGGGGACGAGACCAGCCGCAGCATGGGTCTGGCCTACTGA
- the acpP gene encoding acyl carrier protein: MSQEAIFEKVRSIVAEQLSVDAAEVKPESNFQNDLGADSLDTVELVMALEEAFDIEIPDEAAEGITTVGDAVTYILDKQA, encoded by the coding sequence ATGTCACAGGAAGCGATCTTCGAGAAAGTGCGTTCGATCGTTGCCGAGCAACTCAGCGTGGATGCCGCTGAGGTCAAGCCCGAATCGAACTTCCAGAACGACCTCGGCGCCGACTCTCTCGACACGGTGGAGCTGGTGATGGCCCTGGAAGAAGCCTTCGATATCGAGATCCCCGACGAGGCCGCTGAAGGCATCACCACCGTGGGTGATGCCGTGACTTACATCCTGGATAAGCAGGCCTGA
- the fabF gene encoding beta-ketoacyl-ACP synthase II: MVEGLHRVVVTGLGAVTPIGNTVTDYWEGLASGRNGVAAITLFDASRHACRFAAEVKDFDPVGMIDRKEAKRWDRFCKFGVVAAKQAVLDAGLTIDDTNADRVGVSIGSGVGGLLMMESQAHVLADRGPDRVSPFCVPMMIPNMAAGLAAIALGAKGPSSAVATACAAGSNAIGDAFRLIQMGLADAMVCGGAESAITPLGVAGFASAKALSFRNDDPATASRPFDAERNGFVIGEGAGILVLESLDHATRRGAEVLAEIVGYGMTCDAHHITSPTPGGVGGAEAMRLALRDARLDAEAVDYVNAHGTSTQANDSNETAAIKAALGPHALRTPISSTKSMTGHLLGGSGGIEAVAVVKAMEHNLIPPTINFQNPDPACDLDVVPNQAREQKLNVVLSNSFGFGGHNVCLAFRRKP, translated from the coding sequence ATGGTGGAGGGACTCCACCGCGTCGTGGTCACAGGCCTGGGCGCGGTCACACCGATCGGCAACACCGTTACCGATTACTGGGAAGGCCTGGCCTCGGGGCGCAATGGCGTGGCCGCGATCACCCTGTTCGACGCCTCGCGCCATGCCTGCCGTTTTGCGGCGGAAGTGAAGGATTTCGATCCCGTCGGCATGATCGACCGCAAGGAAGCCAAGCGCTGGGATCGCTTCTGCAAGTTCGGCGTGGTGGCCGCCAAGCAAGCCGTGCTGGATGCCGGTCTCACGATCGACGACACCAACGCCGACCGGGTGGGTGTGTCGATCGGCTCTGGTGTGGGCGGACTGCTGATGATGGAGAGCCAGGCCCATGTGCTGGCCGACCGCGGGCCGGACCGGGTCAGCCCGTTCTGCGTGCCGATGATGATTCCCAACATGGCCGCCGGCCTGGCCGCCATCGCCCTGGGGGCCAAAGGTCCGAGCAGCGCCGTGGCCACCGCCTGTGCCGCCGGCTCCAACGCCATCGGCGACGCCTTCCGCCTGATCCAGATGGGCCTGGCCGACGCCATGGTGTGCGGCGGCGCCGAATCGGCGATCACTCCACTCGGGGTGGCGGGTTTCGCCAGTGCCAAGGCACTGTCGTTCCGCAACGACGACCCCGCCACCGCCAGTCGCCCCTTCGATGCGGAGCGCAACGGCTTCGTGATCGGCGAAGGGGCCGGGATTCTGGTGCTGGAAAGCCTGGATCACGCCACCCGGCGCGGCGCCGAGGTGCTGGCGGAGATCGTCGGCTACGGCATGACCTGCGATGCCCACCACATCACCTCCCCCACACCCGGTGGGGTGGGTGGTGCCGAAGCGATGCGGCTGGCCCTGCGTGATGCCCGCCTCGACGCCGAAGCTGTGGATTACGTGAATGCGCACGGCACCAGCACCCAGGCCAACGACAGCAACGAAACGGCCGCCATCAAGGCCGCGCTCGGTCCGCACGCGCTGCGCACACCGATCAGCTCCACCAAATCCATGACCGGCCACCTGCTCGGCGGCAGCGGCGGCATCGAAGCCGTCGCCGTGGTCAAGGCGATGGAGCACAACCTCATACCCCCTACGATCAACTTCCAGAATCCGGATCCGGCTTGTGATCTGGATGTCGTGCCGAACCAGGCGCGGGAACAGAAACTGAACGTCGTGCTCTCGAACTCCTTCGGGTTTGGTGGTCACAACGTCTGCCTCGCATTCCGCAGGAAGCCCTGA
- the tkt gene encoding transketolase codes for MVAAPSVDTLSIDTLCINSIRFLAIDAVNKANSGHPGLPMGAAPMAYALWDRVLKHNPSNPGWFNRDRFVLSAGHGCMLLYSLLHLTGYDSVGLEDIKQFRQWGSKTPGHPETFETAGVEVTTGPLGQGIANAVGLAIAEAHMAARFNKPGVELVDHYTYVIMGDGCNQEGVASEAASLAGHLGLGKLIALYDDNHITIDGNTAVSFTEDVMKRYEAYGWHVLHVPDGNTDVAAITKAIEEAKAVTDKPSLIKVTTTIGYGSPNKANTAGVHGAALGADEAELTREALGWSYGPFEVPQQAYDHWRQALSRGAAAEAQWNADLETYRSQYPTEAAEFERQLRGELPEGWEAKLPTFTPADKGLATRQHSYNVLNAVGPSLPELIGGSADLTHSNLTDIKGEASFQKGGEANRYLHFGVREHAMASILNGLAYHGSGLVPYGGTFLVFAGYMVGAMRLSALSELGVIYVLTHDSIGLGEDGPTHQPVETLASLRSIPNLLVMRPGDGNETSGAYKVAISNRKRPTVLALSRQAMVNQANSSIDQVAKGGYVLIDCDGTPDLILIGSGTELDLCVKAAEQLSADGKQVRVVSMPCVELFEEQDASYREAVLPAAVRKRLVVEASSSFGWHKYSGFDGDTVSIDRFGASAPGGVCLEKFGFTVDNVVAKAKALG; via the coding sequence ATGGTCGCTGCCCCTTCAGTGGACACCTTGTCCATCGACACCCTCTGCATCAACAGCATCCGCTTCCTGGCGATCGATGCCGTCAACAAGGCGAATTCCGGTCACCCGGGCCTGCCGATGGGCGCAGCGCCGATGGCCTATGCGCTGTGGGACAGGGTCCTGAAGCACAACCCCAGCAACCCCGGCTGGTTCAACCGCGACCGCTTCGTGCTCTCGGCCGGCCACGGCTGCATGCTGCTCTATTCGCTGCTGCACCTCACCGGCTACGACAGCGTGGGGCTGGAGGACATCAAGCAGTTCCGCCAGTGGGGCTCCAAGACCCCCGGCCACCCGGAAACCTTTGAAACCGCCGGTGTCGAAGTCACCACCGGCCCTCTCGGCCAGGGCATCGCCAACGCCGTGGGCCTGGCGATCGCCGAAGCCCACATGGCAGCGCGGTTCAACAAGCCCGGCGTTGAGCTGGTTGATCACTACACCTACGTGATCATGGGCGACGGCTGCAATCAGGAAGGGGTGGCCAGCGAAGCCGCCTCCCTGGCGGGCCACCTGGGCCTGGGCAAGCTGATCGCCCTCTACGACGACAACCACATCACGATCGACGGCAACACCGCGGTGTCGTTCACCGAAGACGTGATGAAGCGGTACGAGGCCTATGGCTGGCACGTGCTGCATGTGCCCGATGGCAACACCGATGTGGCGGCGATCACCAAGGCGATCGAGGAGGCCAAGGCGGTCACCGACAAGCCCAGCCTGATCAAGGTCACCACCACCATCGGCTACGGCTCCCCCAACAAAGCCAACACCGCCGGTGTGCACGGCGCCGCCCTCGGCGCTGACGAAGCCGAACTCACCCGCGAGGCCCTCGGCTGGTCGTATGGACCGTTCGAAGTGCCCCAGCAGGCCTACGACCACTGGCGTCAGGCCCTCAGCCGCGGTGCCGCCGCCGAAGCGCAGTGGAACGCCGACCTGGAGACCTACCGCTCCCAGTACCCCACCGAGGCAGCTGAATTCGAGCGCCAGCTGCGTGGCGAGCTGCCCGAGGGCTGGGAAGCCAAGCTGCCCACCTTCACCCCCGCAGACAAAGGTCTGGCCACCCGCCAGCACTCCTACAACGTGCTCAACGCCGTGGGACCCAGCCTGCCGGAGCTGATCGGCGGCTCCGCCGACCTCACCCACTCCAACCTCACCGACATCAAGGGCGAGGCCAGCTTCCAGAAAGGCGGCGAAGCCAATCGCTACCTGCACTTCGGCGTGCGTGAGCACGCCATGGCCTCCATCCTCAACGGCCTGGCTTATCACGGCAGTGGCCTGGTGCCCTACGGCGGCACCTTCCTGGTGTTCGCGGGCTACATGGTGGGCGCCATGCGCCTGTCGGCCCTCAGCGAGCTGGGCGTGATCTACGTGCTCACCCACGATTCCATCGGCCTCGGCGAAGACGGCCCCACCCACCAACCGGTGGAAACCCTTGCCTCACTGCGTTCGATCCCCAACCTGCTGGTGATGCGTCCCGGCGATGGCAACGAAACCAGCGGCGCCTACAAGGTGGCGATCAGCAACCGCAAGCGCCCCACCGTGCTGGCCCTCAGCCGCCAGGCGATGGTGAACCAGGCCAACTCGTCGATCGATCAGGTGGCCAAGGGCGGCTACGTGCTGATCGACTGCGACGGCACCCCCGATCTGATCCTGATCGGCTCCGGCACCGAGCTCGACCTCTGCGTCAAGGCCGCCGAGCAACTGAGCGCGGATGGCAAGCAGGTGCGCGTGGTGTCGATGCCCTGTGTGGAGCTGTTCGAGGAGCAGGACGCCAGCTACCGCGAAGCGGTGCTGCCCGCGGCGGTGCGCAAGCGCCTCGTGGTGGAGGCCTCCAGCTCGTTCGGCTGGCACAAGTACTCCGGCTTCGACGGTGACACCGTGTCGATCGATCGCTTCGGTGCCTCCGCCCCTGGCGGTGTGTGCCTCGAGAAGTTCGGCTTCACGGTCGACAACGTGGTGGCGAAGGCGAAGGCCCTGGGCTGA
- a CDS encoding putative 2OG-Fe(II) oxygenase, with translation MEMLELFPRYVLTGTLPVGTLEPLLSLAERVLADTGLTSDASAKLAGQLQQQRELGPQFPEITALCSEVVLPACERWLRHVMERQPPQGRGPWHPGRYGLQMIDIWLNSQQAGDYNPVHTHGGSFSGVLFLKVPPQINGTSFDGQLCFHGPEEWHIQSFRTGMAHYVQPVPGTFYVFPAWQPHSVPPFRGEGERWSLAFNVQAVPAPPGGQGVPTAAAVPRGRLEVGPTMPVPPQASGNVSLSSTRKRPGGFA, from the coding sequence ATGGAGATGCTCGAGCTGTTTCCGCGTTACGTGCTCACGGGCACGTTGCCGGTCGGCACGCTGGAGCCTCTCCTTTCACTGGCGGAGCGGGTGCTGGCCGATACCGGCCTCACCAGCGATGCCTCCGCGAAGCTCGCCGGCCAGTTGCAGCAGCAGCGCGAACTGGGTCCGCAGTTTCCGGAGATCACGGCCCTGTGCAGCGAGGTGGTGCTGCCCGCCTGCGAGCGCTGGCTGCGCCACGTGATGGAGCGGCAACCGCCCCAGGGTCGCGGCCCCTGGCATCCGGGCCGCTACGGCCTGCAGATGATCGACATCTGGCTCAACAGCCAGCAGGCCGGTGACTACAACCCGGTGCACACCCATGGCGGCTCGTTTTCCGGCGTGCTGTTCCTGAAGGTGCCACCGCAGATCAACGGCACCAGCTTCGACGGCCAGCTCTGCTTCCACGGCCCGGAGGAGTGGCACATCCAGAGCTTCCGTACCGGTATGGCGCACTACGTGCAGCCCGTGCCGGGCACCTTCTATGTGTTCCCGGCCTGGCAGCCCCATTCCGTGCCGCCCTTCCGTGGCGAAGGCGAGCGCTGGTCGCTGGCCTTCAACGTGCAGGCGGTTCCCGCGCCGCCAGGGGGGCAAGGAGTCCCGACCGCTGCGGCCGTGCCCCGCGGCCGCCTGGAGGTGGGCCCGACCATGCCAGTGCCGCCCCAGGCCAGCGGCAACGTGTCGCTGTCCTCCACCCGGAAGCGGCCCGGCGGCTTTGCCTGA
- a CDS encoding ABC transporter permease, with the protein MNRTGALLLGVWSALAYGLLYAPVVVTVLFSFNAPRGRFNLLWQGFTLENWRHPLRNVALTQAFLTSLGLALAAALLAVLLGGLMALALSRARLRAGRWIELLLALPLTNPEIVLATALFTLFVRVDLPRGPLTLLLSHSLFCLSYAALTLKARLAGFDPTLELAAQDLGAPPLAAFRRVTLPLLAPGLLAATLLSFSLSFDDYVISSFTAGEIVTLPLYLAGAFQREISPQIQVLSTLVLLVSAVLLVLASPPRQRRG; encoded by the coding sequence ATGAACCGAACCGGTGCGCTGCTGCTGGGTGTATGGAGTGCGCTGGCCTATGGCCTGCTGTATGCGCCGGTGGTTGTCACCGTGCTGTTCAGCTTCAACGCCCCCCGCGGGCGCTTCAACCTGTTGTGGCAGGGCTTCACCCTGGAGAACTGGCGGCATCCGCTGCGTAACGTCGCCCTCACCCAGGCCTTCCTCACCAGCCTCGGTCTTGCCCTGGCGGCTGCGCTGCTGGCGGTGCTGCTGGGCGGGTTGATGGCTCTGGCGCTCAGCCGCGCCCGCCTGCGGGCGGGGCGCTGGATCGAGCTGCTGCTGGCCCTGCCGCTCACCAACCCGGAGATCGTGCTGGCTACGGCCCTGTTCACCCTGTTCGTGCGCGTCGATCTGCCCCGTGGACCGCTCACCTTGTTGCTGTCCCACAGCCTGTTCTGCCTCAGCTACGCGGCGCTCACCCTCAAGGCACGGCTGGCAGGGTTCGACCCCACGCTCGAGCTCGCTGCGCAGGACCTGGGCGCTCCACCGCTGGCGGCCTTCCGCCGGGTCACCCTGCCGCTGCTGGCGCCTGGCCTGCTGGCGGCCACCCTGCTCTCCTTTTCTCTCTCCTTCGACGACTACGTGATCAGCAGCTTCACTGCCGGCGAGATCGTCACCCTGCCGCTCTACCTGGCCGGTGCCTTTCAGCGCGAGATCTCGCCCCAGATCCAGGTGCTCTCCACCCTGGTGCTGCTCGTCAGCGCCGTGCTGCTGGTGCTCGCCTCACCGCCCCGCCAGCGCCGCGGTTAG
- a CDS encoding ABC transporter permease: MPVSPRAELRRHWPWLLLTPGLLWLLALYVLPLLGLVPLSLSEPLSRFGLDTVFTGRVANYLEVLQAYGPILVRSFSYALVATAVGLVLAYPLAFAIRFHGGRWQPLLIGLVVLPSLTSFLVRAIAWTSLLGDNGPVLGALDTLGLTELLNGLGVLREGRLLNTPTSVILGLTNGVLPFLVLPLVVAMERIDPRLLEAAADLHAGPLRSFVRVVWPLSLPGLGAGLLLSLIPAAGDVVNPLFLGGPNERMIANTIDNLLLVQLQAPRAAALTLMLMALISVAVVLQLRSRGVEDLPLP; encoded by the coding sequence TTGCCCGTATCACCGAGGGCTGAACTCCGGCGCCACTGGCCGTGGCTGCTGCTGACCCCGGGCCTGCTGTGGCTGCTGGCCCTGTATGTGCTGCCGCTGCTCGGTCTGGTGCCCCTGTCGTTGTCGGAGCCGCTCAGCCGCTTCGGCCTCGACACGGTGTTCACCGGCCGGGTGGCGAACTATCTGGAGGTGCTGCAGGCCTACGGCCCGATCCTGGTGCGTTCCTTCAGCTACGCACTGGTGGCCACGGCCGTGGGCCTGGTGTTGGCCTATCCGCTGGCCTTCGCGATCCGCTTCCATGGCGGCCGCTGGCAACCGCTGCTGATCGGCCTCGTGGTGCTGCCCTCGCTCACGTCCTTTCTGGTGCGGGCGATTGCCTGGACCAGCCTGCTCGGGGACAACGGTCCGGTGCTCGGCGCGCTGGACACCCTTGGGCTCACCGAGCTGCTCAATGGGCTGGGGGTGCTGCGTGAAGGACGGCTGTTGAACACGCCTACTTCGGTGATCCTGGGCCTCACCAATGGGGTGCTGCCGTTTCTGGTGCTGCCGCTGGTGGTGGCGATGGAGCGGATCGATCCCCGCCTGCTGGAGGCCGCCGCTGATCTGCATGCCGGTCCGCTGCGCTCCTTCGTTCGGGTGGTGTGGCCCCTGTCGCTGCCGGGGCTGGGAGCTGGCCTGCTGCTGAGCCTGATCCCGGCGGCCGGTGATGTCGTGAATCCGCTGTTCCTCGGCGGCCCCAATGAGCGGATGATCGCCAACACGATCGACAACCTGCTGCTGGTGCAACTGCAGGCGCCCCGGGCGGCGGCCCTGACGCTCATGCTGATGGCGCTGATCTCGGTGGCAGTGGTGCTGCAGCTGCGCAGCCGTGGCGTGGAGGATCTGCCGCTGCCATGA